The Alosa sapidissima isolate fAloSap1 chromosome 8, fAloSap1.pri, whole genome shotgun sequence genome contains a region encoding:
- the dpp7 gene encoding dipeptidyl peptidase 2 — protein MVLVLKWFVATLLFLCEAQGFPKVVRVLNNLEFTDPKPEFKEKYFSQILDHFNYNSLGNGTYLQRYLITDQYWKKGGPIFFYTGNEGDIWAFALNSGFITELAEKEGALVIFAEHRYYGKSLPFGNDSFHIPEVGLLTVEQALADFAVLITELKKELNAQECPVIVFGGSYGGMLSVYMRLRYPNVVAGALAASAPILSTAGMGDPAQFFRDVTADFENYKPACREAVQEAFQKLQALAQQEDYARIQSEFSLCKTPSSAADIHQLSGLLRNAFTLMAMLDYPYKTSFMSSMPPFPVKVACDTMLRGDDLMTALRETVGIVYNSTGTLPCLDIYNLYIECADPTGCGLGFDSLAWDYQACTEIEMCFESNSVSDMFPPMPFTQKQREQYCAKKWAVVPRPGWLKTQFWGDALSTASNIIFSNGDLDPWANGGVRKSLSSSLIAINIPEGAHHLDLRGSNPADPDCVIQARKKESEIISQWVQMERKKYRGLKL, from the exons ATGGTGCTGGTACTGAAGTGGTTTGTTGCGACTCTGTTGTTTCTGTGTGAGGCTCAGGGGTTCCCTAAGGTGGTTCGG GTGTTGAATAATTTGGAGTTCACTGATCCCAAACCTGAGTTTAAAGAGAAATACTTTTCTCAAATTTTGGACCATTTCAATTATAATTCCTTGGGGAATGGCACTTATCTTCAGAGATACCTCATCACAG ATCAGTACTGGAAGAAAGGTGGGCCCATATTTTTCTACACTGGTAATGAAGGAGACATCTGGGCATTTGCCTTAAATTCTGGCTTCATAACAGAGTTGGCTGAGAAGGAAGGAGCACTGGTGATATTTGCTGAACAT AGGTACTATGGTAAATCACTTCCATTTGGCAATGACTCCTTCCACATCCCTGAGGTGGGACTTCTGACGGTAGAGCAGGCCCTGGCAGACTTTGCAGTGTTGATCACTGAGCTTAAGAAAGAGCTGAATGCCCAGGAATGTCCCGTCATTGTTTTTGGTGGGAG TTATGGTGGAATGTTGAGCGTGTACATGAGGCTGAGGTACCCGAACGTTGTGGCCGGAGCCCTGGCCGCCAGCGCCCCCATTCTGTCCACAGCGGGCATGGGTGACCCAGCGCAGTTCTTCCGTGATGTCACTGCA GACTTTGAGAATTACAAACCAGCCTGCCGGGAGGCAGTGCAGGAAGCCTTCCAGAAGCTACAGGCCTTGGCCCAGCAGGAAG ACTATGCCCGGATCCAGTCTGAGTTCAGCTTGTGCAAGACTCCATCGTCTGCAGCGGACATCCATCAACTAAGCGGCCTGCTGCGCAACGCGTTCACCCTCATGGCCATGCTTGACTACCCATACAAAACTTCGTTCATGAGCAGCATGCCACCATTTCCTGTTAAG GTGGCCTGTGACACTATGTTGAGAGGGGATGACTTGATGACTGCACTTAGAGAAACTGTTG GTATTGTGTACAACTCTACTGGAACACTGCCCTGTCTTGATATCTACAATCTCTATATTGAATGTGCTGATCCCACTGGCTGTGGTCTTGGTTTTGACAGTTTGGCTTGGGACTATCAA GCCTGCACCGAgattgagatgtgctttgagaGTAACAGTGTGTCCGACATGTTCCCTCCCATGCCCTTCACCcagaagcagagagagcagTACTGTGCCAAGAAGTGGGCTGTGGTGCCACGGCCTGGCTGGTTGAAGACTCAGTTCTGGGGTGATG CCTTGTCAACTGCCAGCAATATCATCTTTTCCAATGGGGATCTGGATCCATGGGCAAATGGAGGG GTTAGAAAATCGTTGAGCTCATCCCTGATTGCAATCAATATACCTGAAGGAGCTCATCATCTGGACTTGCG aGGATCCAATCCAGCGGACCCCGACTGTGTGATCCAAGCCCGTAAAAAGGAATCCGAGATCATCTCCCAGTGGGTACAAATGGAGAGGAAAAAATACCGGGGCCTTAAATTGTAA
- the man1b1b gene encoding mannosidase, alpha, class 1B, member 1b yields MLSPSRKELVSLNLLEQGRGYTNGKQWRRQSCWRKWKQLSRLQRSLILFITVLVLICGIATYPSLTEHWRGFSDRALREEGELKKDSDPKPFAQELPKPPGLILPEPPSERKASHKRGPPLLQNRQQKKGNASSALLAEGKPEPKNAEKEDGKPVVSWRGAMIEADQVTDPAAKEKENKDKADAEAENTSLLEPESVRLEAVREAFRHAWKGYKDFAWGHDELKPLSKTYGEWFGLGLTLIDSLDTMWILDLKEEFEEAKKWIASELSFNKNVDVNLFESTIRILGGLLSTYHLTGDSLFLEKAIDIGTRLMPAFNTPSKIPYSDVNIGAGTAHPPRWTSDSTVAEVTSIQLEFRELSHVTQDSRYQMAVNEVMKRVHKLEGKQDGLVPMFINTNNGQFTHLGVFTLGARADSYYEYLLKQWIQGGKKETELLEDYLQAMEGVKKHLLGHSSPSGLAFVGELSHGHFSSKMDHLVCFLPGTLALGHHHGLPVEHLELAKQLMEGCYQMYVQMETGLSPEIVHFNTHQGSTSDIDVKLADRHNLLRPETVESLFYLYRFTKDRKYQRWGWEILQNFNKYTRVPTGGYTSINNVRDPEYPSPRDKMESFFLGETLKYLYLLFSDNPDLISLDKYVFNTEAHPLPIWPQEAGETV; encoded by the exons ATGCTCTCGCCATCGAGAAAGGAATTGGTATCCTTAAACCTTCTCGAGCAGGGAAGAGGCTATACCAATGGAAAGCAGTGGCGGCGACAGTCGTGCTGGAGA AAATGGAAGCAGCTATCACGTTTACAGCGCAGCTTGATCCTCTTCATAACAGTGTTGGTGTTGATTTGTGGCATTGCCACATACCCGTCCCTAACAGAACACTGGAGAG GGTTCTCAGACAGAGCTTTGAGGGAGGAAGGAGAGCTGAAGAAGGACAGCGACCCGAAGCCTTTCGCCCAGGAGCTTCCGAAACCGCCTGGGCTCATTCTGCCAGAGCCGCCCTCTGAG AGGAAGGCGTCCCACAAGCGAGGCCCACCGCTGCTCCAGAACCGCCAGCAGAAGAAGGGGAACGCATCGTCGGCCCTGCTGGCAGAAGGCAAACCCGAGCCAAAGAATGCAGAGAAGGAGGATGGGAAACCAGTTGTAAG TTGGCGTGGAGCCATGATTGAAGCGGACCAAGTGACAGATCCTGCTGCtaaggagaaagagaacaaaGACAAGGCTGATGCTGAAGCAGAGAATACATCCCTCTTGGAACCAG aGTCAGTCCGACTGGAGGCGGTGAGGGAGGCCTTTAGGCATGCCTGGAAGGGATACAAAGATTTTGCCTGGGGCCATGACGAGCTGAAGCCACTATCCAAGACGTACGGAGAGTGGTTTGGCCTAGGCTTGACCCTGATCGATTCACTGGACACTATGTGGATCTTGGACCTAAAAGAAG AATTTGAAGAAGCTAAGAAGTGGATTGCTTCAGAGCTTTCCTTCAACAAGAATGTGGACGTTAATCTGTTTGAGAGCACCATTCGCATCCTGGGAGGCCTGCTCAGCACGTACCATCTGACGGGGGACTCGCTGTTCCTTGAAAAAGCT ATTGACATTGGAACCAGGTTGATGCCAGCATTCAACACACCTTCCAAAATTCCATACTCGGATGTAAACATCGGGGCAGGAACAGCCCACCCTCCCCGCTGGACATCTGATAGCACGGTTGCCGAGGTTACCAGCATCCAGCTGGAGTTCAGGGAATTGAGTCACGTCACCCAGGATTCACGATACCAG ATGGCTGTGAACGAGGTCATGAAGCGGGTGCACAAGCTGGAGGGCAAGCAGGACGGCCTGGTGCCCATGTTCATCAACACCAACAACGGGCAGTTCACCCACCTGGGCGTGTTCACGCTGGGCGCCCGCGCCGACAGCTACTACGAGTACCTCCTCAAGCAGTGGATCCAGGGCGGCAAGAAGGAAACCGA GCTGCTGGAGGACTACCTGCAGGcgatggagggggtgaagaagCACCTGCTGGgccactcctctccctctggCCTCGCCTTCGTCGGGGAACTTTCCCACGGCCACTTCAGCTCCAAAATG gaCCATCTTGTGTGCTTCCTGCCGGGCACGCTGGCGCTGGGCCACCACCACGGCCTGCCGGTGGAGCACCTGGAGCTGGCCAAGCAGCTGATGGAGGGCTGCTACCAGATGTACGTCCAGATGGAGACGGGCCTTAGCCCCGAGATCGTCCACTTCAACACGCACCAAGGCAGCACGTCGGACATCGATGTGAAG CTTGCAGACAGGCATAACCTCTTGCGTCCAGAGACGGTGGAGAGCCTCTTCTACCTGTACAGGTTCACCAAGGACAGGAAGTACCAGAGATGGGGATGGGAAATCCTCCAGAACTTCAACAAGTACACAAGA GTTCCCACAGGTGGCTACACTTCCATAAACAACGTTCGCGATCCTGAGTACCCAAGTCCACGGGACAAGATGGAGAGCTTCTTCCTAGGAGAGACGCTGAAGTACCTCTACCTGCTCTTCTCAGACAACCCTGACCTCATCAGCCTGGACAAATACGTCTTCAACACCGAGGCCCACCCTCTGCCTATCTGGCCTCAGGAGGCGGGCGAGACCGTTTGA